From the genome of Nitrospinaceae bacterium:
ACAGTGGTGCCGACGCCGAGAGCGGCGAGATCACAGTAAGGTCGCCGTAACGGATGGCCGCAAAGTGGGACAGGAAGGCAAAAGAATTGATCGTCCCGCAGATGCCGTAGAAGGCCCACGACTTGCCCCAGCGCAAATTCGGCCTGTAGCCCTCGGGCAGGAAGCGACCAAGGGCAAGAAGGAAGACCATCCCCGCGAGGCTCGTCATCGTGATGCCAAGCAGGGGCGAGGGCACCTCGTTCATACCGGCTTTTCTGAATATGTTGGAAACCGAAAAGCCTATAACCCCGGCAATGGGCATCCAGAGATAGCGGCGCTCAAATGCCGCGCCAGCGGCTCCCTTCATTGTGATGCCTACGCAGCCCAACACGACGAGCAATGTGCCTGCCCAAATCAAAGGCCCGGGCCGCTCGGCGAGAATCGTGTAGGCAAATACCGCTGTGAACAACGGGTTCGTCGCCATCAGCGGCATCGCCCGCGCCACGCCCAGGTTGTGAATCCCCAGGAACATGAACACCCGCCCGAGGCAGGGCCCCGTTGCCCCCGAGCCCACAAAAAGGAGGAGCGCCCATGGGTTCCACCAATGCGGCTCCCAATACCACCACGTTGCAGCAAGAAGCCAGGGCACGTTGACGATGAGCCCAATAAGCACCCCAGTCGCCGCATTGCCGTGCTGCTGCCCCCGCCGGACAATGAGGGAGAACGAGGCCGCCATCACGGCGGTGCCTAGCGAGAAGATTATGGTCAGATGCGCTTCACTCATTCAAAACTCTCAAAAGGGATTTCCACTCAGCGAACAAAGTCGAGACCCTAGCAAAATCGAGGCACTCTTCACATCACCCGCCAGCCAATGAGCGCCCCGCCACCTACCGTAAGGATTGTACCCAACACAACGAGGCGGGTTACGCGCTCAACATCACGGAGAAACAGATAGCTCAAAAAGAGCGCAAAGAACGGGGTCATCGCCGAGATCGGCTGCACGATGCTGATGTCGCCGCGCATGATAGCGTGAAAGCTTAAAAGAAATGTCCCGGTGTTGATAAGGCCGCAGACACCGTAGAAATACCACGCCTTGCCCCAGCGCAAATCGGGGCGGTATTCCTTGGGAAGCACATAGGAGAAACTGAGGATGAAGATCAGGCCCGCAAAACTCGTGAAGGTGACGCCAATGAGCGGCGAGTGCAGTATACCCAGGGCAATCTTCCGAAGTATCGCCCCCGAGGCGAACGAAACCATCGCCGCCATGGGCAACCAAATTAGGCGGCGACTCCAGCTGGCGTCCCCCTTTTTCTTGAACGAGGACAGCGCGCAGCCCGCCACAATCATCAAGGTGCCCGCCCAGATGAGAGGCCCCGGTCGTTCACCAAGCACGAAAAAGGCCAGTGTCGCCGCCACCAGCGGCTGAGCCGACTTGAGCGGCACAGCCCGCGACACCCCCAGGTGGTGAATGCCCAGGAACATGAAAACCCGCCCGAGGCAGGGTCCCATCAGCCCCGCCGCGACAAAAAAACCGATTGCCTCAAGATTCCACCAGCCAGGCTCTGCGAATATAATCGACAGCACAATAAGCACGGGCATGCTCACGATGAGCCCGATGGTCACTCCTGTCGCCGCATTGCCGTGCTGCTGCCCCCGGCGAACAATGATGCTGAAAATTGCCGCGCCCATCGCCGACATGAGCGCAAAACCCGCCCCTAACGCCTGGTTCGTCATCGCGCGCCCCTGCTCACAGAATCCGCCAGGCCACAAGCGCCCCGCCCATCATGATGAGTATCGCTCCCACCGCCATTGGTGGCGTGATGCGCTCAAGGTCGCGCAGAAAGAGCCAGCTTGCGAGCAGGGCGAACAGCGAGGTCGTTGCAAAGATCGGGACAACCACGGTCAAGTCCCCGTAGCGCGTTGCCGCAAAGCGGAACATGAGCGCCGTTGTGTTGAAGAAACCACAGACGCCGTAGAACACCCATTTTTTTCCCCAACTCAGATCAGGCCGGTGCGAGGGAGGAAGAAACTCTTTAAGTATGAGAAGAAAAATGAGAGAGGACATGTAGGTGATCGTCACACCGAGCACCGGCGCGGCCAGCTCGTTCAGGGCTATTTTTCGGATAATGTTTCCGGCCGTGAAGCCGGCAATCGACATCACCGGAAACCAGAGATAGCGCCGGTCCCACTGCGCCTTTCCCTGCCCCTTGAGCGTCATCCCCACGCAACCGGCCACGATGAGAAAGGTGCCCGCCCAGATGTAGGGCCCGGGCCGCTCGCCTAAAATCCCAAAAGCCGCAATCGCCGTCGTCAGCGGAAGCATCGAGATGAGCGGCATCGCCCGCGCCACGCCCAGGCGGTGGATCGACTGGAACATGAACACCCGCCCGAGCGAGGGACCCACCAACCCTAATAAGGCGAACCAAAGGAAACCCTCGGGGTTCCACCAGCCGGGCTCCCAGAGAACCGCCGTCGCTATAATCAGCAGCGGAATGTTGACGATGAGCCCGATGAGCACGCCTGTGACAGCGTTGCCGTAGGCACCGGCCCGCCGGGCGGTGACGCTCACCGGCCCCGAAATCGACGCTGTGATCAAGGCGAATATCGCCGCCAGAAGGGTATCGCTCATAAATTAATTGTCTTTATCGAATTCCCGCAGAACAGAGAGTAGAAAAACCTATTTTAGCAGATATACGCTCGCCCGGCGATGCGCCGAGAGGAATGTGCGCCGGGTGGCGGTGCGCCGGGCGGCTAGAAAATCCGCCAGGAGATGATTCCCCCGCCAAGAACGATGAGCAAAGTGCCTGCAACGATAATGAACGTTATTCGCTCATCCCCCTTGAGCACAAAGCGGCTCAGAAATAAGGAGAACAGCGGCGCCATCGCCGAGAGCGGGGTCACGATGGTCAGGTCCCCATAGCTGAGCCCGACGAAATGAAAAAACACCGAGAGCCCGTTTATCGCGCCGCTCGCCGTGTAAAAACGCCAGGCCGCCGGGCGATTGAACTGGGGCCGCTGATCGAGGGGCAAAAGCCGCGAGAGCAAAAAGAGAAACACCATCCCCGCAGCGCTCATCACCGTTATCGCCACCAAGGGAGAATTCACCATCTCGACCCCCGCTTTTCTGAAAACGTGGGAGGTCGAGAACATCATTACCGCCAGAATCGGTATCCACAGGTGTCGGCGATTCCAGCTTTTATCCCCCGCCTTTTTATAGGTGATGATGATGCAGCCCATCACGATGAGAAACGTGCCAAGCCAGATGAGGGGCCCGGGTCGCTCACCCAGCAGCCCCACCCCGAACACCGCCGCAAACAGCGGCATCGTCGAGGCAAGCGGCATCGCTCGCGCCACGCCCAGGTGGTGTATCGCCGAGAAATAGAGCACCCGCCCAATGGCCGGGCCAAGTAATCCCCCCGCCGCAAGAAGAATCCAGGCCCGCGCATTCCACCAACCAGGCTCCCAGAGCAGCCAGCACAGCGCCGCCAGCGGCGGCACCGTCACGATGAGCCCGATGAGCACACCCGTCACAGCGTTGGCGTGGTGCCCCCCCCGGCGCACGATTACGGAAAACGTGCCCGTGGACATCGCCGTGAAGATCGAAAACATCCCCGCCAGCGCTGTTTCGTTCATGCGTTTTTTGTCATGTGGATAATGTTCCCGGAAAAGAAGAGCTGCCAGTTGCTGCAAAACTCATTTTAGCATTGATGAAAGGTCGAGGATAGGAGCCGGGTACGGTGATAGAACACCCCCGCCGCACCTATGGCCCAGGCACCTCGATACAAAAAACCCCCCGGCCTCAAGCGAGACCGAGGGGCTTTTTGTGCTTATCCGTTTACATCACTTCAGGGCTTCCTAGTTTGCCGCCCTGAAGCTGAGCCCGTCGAGATTAACCCACTGATTGGTCCCTAACACGACGACAACCTGCCCATTGGACTTGACGTCGACCCGGGCTGCCTGCGAGTTGGCCAGCGTGGAGAACAGCTCTTGTGCCGCTGGCCGATAGTCGGCGGGGAGGGTGAATACTGGGGAATTAAAACTCACAATTCCACCCTTGATGAGGCCTCTGAGGTGCACCCTTCCGTCGGAGTCCTTATAATACCCGGCCGGATTGTATCCGCCCCCGAAATTGACCCAGCTGTTCTGGAACGCTACGGGGATAAAATCCTCGGCTGATGCAGCACTAGTTTGAACTTCTGCACCAGTGCCCCCGCTTACGGTGGAGTAGTTGCCCGCGGCTTCATTAGAGCTGCCGCTCACGCTGGAGTAGTAGCCGCTGGCGACGTTGCTGACGCCCTCCGTGGTGACCGAACGCCCCGAGGCGACGTTCTGAATTCCGCCGACAATCCCGCCGGTGTCTGTGTAGCGGTGCAGACGGCCCGCGACGATATTGTGCGAGCCGCTCCGATCATCGGGCAGCAACCCGCCGCTAGTTTGCGACCTCGGATCATAAGTCGGCACCTCGTTATAGCCCAGGAGTAAATTCCCGCGACCGTTTTTAGTATAGGTATTACCGGTCCCGCTCCGGACATGCACGTTCGCCCCGGTGAAGATGACATGCGGCCCGGCCAGGCCATTGATGTTGCCCGATACCACCGAGACATAGGGATCGAGAACGCTGCCGCTGCCGGTGGTGTGCGGACCTGTGACATACCCCCCGCCCGAGACAACCGAAAGAATCTCGGCGTTCGTGCGCGCTGAGACGCTCGTGGAGTAAATGTTACTTAAGGTAATACCGAATCCCCCGCTCACGGTGGAAACTACGCCATTGGCGATGTTGTTTGAGCCCCCGCTCACGCTGGAATAATGATTGCTGGCGTTGTTGTAGGTGCCCCCGCCCACGGTGCTATCGCGGTTATTTGCGCCGCCCGTGGTGGTGTTTTCGCGGCCCCCGCTGATGGTGGACCTTGAGGCGTTGGCTGTGTTCTGCGAGCCCCCGAGAATGCTTGAGCGCTCGAAATTGGCCACGTTCAGATTGCCCCCGCTCACGCTGGTAAAGTCAGCTGCGGCCTCATTGCCATCGCCGCCGCTCACGCTTGATTCGGTGCCAGAGGCGATGTTTCCCTTGCCCCCGCTGACGCTGGCCCCATAGCCGCTGGCCTCGCCATAGTTCCCCCCGCTCACGCTCGATGAATTTCCGCTGGCGGTGTTAGTAAAGCCCCCGCTCACGCTGGAATAATATTCACTGGCGGTGTTGTAGGAGCCCCCGCTCACACTGGAATAAAAGCCGCTGGCGGTGTTGTAGGAGCCACCGCTCACGCTGGCGGAAAATATATTGGCGATGTTGACGAAACCCCCGCTCACGGTGGAGTAGTTGCCACTGGCGGTGTTGCTATGGCCGCCGCTAACGTTCGATGAAGACCCGTTAGCGGTGTTGGAGGCACCCCCGCTCACGCTGGAAGTATATTCACTGGCGGAGTTGCCGACACCCCCGCTCACGCTGGAATAAGAACCGCTGGCGGTGTTGAGGTAACCCCCGCTCACGCTGGAATAATCGCCGCTAGCGGTGTTGTTCCTGCCGCCGCCCACGGCGCTGTCGCGGTTATTTGCGCCACCCGTGATGGTGTTATCGCGGCCCCCGCTGATGGTGGACCTTGAGGCGTTGGCTGTGTTCTGCGAGCCGCCGAGAATGCTCGAGCGCTCAAAGTTGGCCACGTTCAGGTTGCCCCCGCTTACGCTGGTAAAGAAAGCCGCGGCCTCATTGCCATCGCCGCCGCTCACGCTTGATTCGGTGCCAGAGGCGATGTTTCCCTTGCCCCCGCTGACGCTGGCCCCATAGCCGCTGGCCTCGCCATAGTTCCCCCCGCTCACGCTGGAAGAATATCCACTGGCGGTGTTGTTAGAGCCCCCGCCCACGCTCGCATAGGTGGCGCTGATGTTGTTGTTAAACCCGGCGATGAAGCCGCCAATGCTCGAATAGGTGTGATAGGCCCCGACAACAAGGTTATGCGAGCCAGTCCGGGTTTCGTTATACGCTTCATTGTAGCCGACAATCAGGTTGCCCTTGCCGTTCAGTGTGCCGTTTGTGTACCCCGAGCCGCTTCTTACGTGAAGATTCGCCCCGGTAATGAAAACGTTGTCGCTCGCATCGACACTCAAATAAGACGCAAGCGGGCTCGGGGGGGTGTGGTCCCCAACGACCGAAAGAATCTCGGCGTTGGTGCGCTGGGTGTTGGTGTCAGTGTCCACGGTGTGCGGACCGATGAGTGTCGTTATTTCGGTATCGGTACGCTGGGTATTTGTGTCGGTATCAACCGTGTGCGGTCCGGCTACCGAAAGAATCTCGGCGTTCGTGCGCTGGGTATCAGTGTCTACCGTGTGAGGCCCGGCAACCGAAAGAATCTCGGCGTTCGTGCGCTGGGTGTTCGTGTCGACGGTGTGAGGACCAACAGCCGTTACGGCCACGGCACCAATTTCGGCGTCTGTCCGTTGGGTGTTCGTGTCGACGGTGTGCGGGCCGACCACCGAAAGAATCTCGGCGTTCGTGCGCTGGGTGTTCGTGTCGACCGTATGAGGGCCAACAGCCGTTACGGCCACGGCACCAATCTCGGCGTCTGTCCGCTGGGTGTTGGTATCAACGGTGTGAGGCCCAATGGCATCAATATTCCCCTGAAGGGTGGTGTCCGACGCCGCACGGGTAGAGGCCTCGGCGGTGTCTGCGCCGCCTCTCGCGGTAGCCTCATTGTCGATGTTTGTCTGAAGCGCGCCTTCGGCGCCGGTGGCGCGTGATACTTCAGCCGCAAGGTTAGAGGTCAGCTGGGCATCGGCAGCAGAGCGTGCGCTCGCCTCGGAAGCCAGATCAGTCGTAAGGGTGGCATCCGCAGCGAGGCGGGCCGTGGCCTCGTTATTGATGTTTGTCTGAAGCGTGGCCTCAGCCCCGGTGGCGCGAGCGGTCTCGGCAGCCTCGGCTCCTTGTGCCCGCGAAATTTCGGCGGCAAGGGCCGCCTGAAGATCGGTGACGAGCTGCTCTAGAACCACAATGCGGTTGGTGTTAGAGGTCACCTCGGGGGGCAGACCTCCGCCTCCGCCAGCGCCGCCGCCGCCGTTTCCGCCAGCAGCGGCCTGAGCCGACGCCGGTGCAAGGGCCAGCGCCGCTGATACGGCAAAGGCAATTAATAAATAGATCATTCTTTTTTGCATGAAATGTTTCCCTCCGGAAGCGTTGAAAGAAAATCAGAAACTTTGAAAAGTATTTATTGGAATTTCGCCAGACGCTCAGGTGCAAAGCGGGTGGCATCAAAACCGACTGGGAGCTGACCACCGGGCCTCGGCGCCCTTTGCTTGAAAAGGGATAGGCAGGATGGCCGTATTAATGAACTGGCTAAAAAGAAAATCTAGCAATCAAAGCATTGATATGTACACATTAGCTGATGCGGTGACAGTCGTAAAGTAAAAAGATATATAAACTATTAATAATATAAAATTACCTTTTTATCTTCAGGCAGACTAAAACCTGCCTTCGCCCGCTCCCGGCGCGACAATGCGCCGGCGAACACAAAAAAAAAGAGCGGGGCATTGCACCCCGCTCTCTCTATTTAATTTTTCTTCCGGCCGGGGAGTTTATCCCTCGGAGGCCGCGTAGGACGATTTTCGCCCTTTCTTGGTCTTAACGTGCGCCGGCCATCTCGCGCCTCCCCTCCCGGCCAGCGCCAGGGGACAGGGAGGTTGGAAACTCGGCACGTGTCGTACGATTGCGGTTCAGCCTCATGGAACCCTCCTTTGGGTGAATTTCATGAGCTTCTTATCCTTAATTCCTGACTACAATGTGGGCTCCGGGCAGAGGCGCCGCAAGCAGAATTTCGAGAAAAACATGAGGAAAAATCCGGCAGAAAATCTCCGTTTGTAGCGCCAAGCGGCGCTGCCTAGGCCGCTGCCTTGGGCGCGCCGGTAGGACGAACGGGCCGGGGGCGGGCCGGGGCCTGTGCGAATGGAAGCTCGGGCGCGGGGGTGAGCCTGCTTTCGAGCTCTTCTTGGCGGCTCTCCCAATCGGCAAAGGAAAGCTCGCCCGATAAAAACTGGTTGAGGTTATTGAGGCAGGCGTGGTTTATCTTCTTCGGGTTCGGTTTGGCGCTTCCGGACCTGGGTGCCATGGCTGGTCTCCTTTTGGCATTTCGGCTGTGGCGAAACGATCAAAAAGCCTTGGGCCACTCCCTTTGATACTCTCCTTCCGATACAGTCCCCCTATCTGTCGTATCGGCCGGGGCGGGTAAGATATTAGCCACCTAATACTATATATAGTGCTTTTTTGATCTTTTACCACCAATATGTGTCTATATGCCCTATTTTTTCGCTTTCCATTCACAAAA
Proteins encoded in this window:
- a CDS encoding DMT family transporter, whose product is MSEAHLTIIFSLGTAVMAASFSLIVRRGQQHGNAATGVLIGLIVNVPWLLAATWWYWEPHWWNPWALLLFVGSGATGPCLGRVFMFLGIHNLGVARAMPLMATNPLFTAVFAYTILAERPGPLIWAGTLLVVLGCVGITMKGAAGAAFERRYLWMPIAGVIGFSVSNIFRKAGMNEVPSPLLGITMTSLAGMVFLLALGRFLPEGYRPNLRWGKSWAFYGICGTINSFAFLSHFAAIRYGDLTVISPLSASAPLFALILSWIFLRDVERVTAWIVAGTLLVVSGSALIAWRII
- a CDS encoding DMT family transporter; the protein is MTNQALGAGFALMSAMGAAIFSIIVRRGQQHGNAATGVTIGLIVSMPVLIVLSIIFAEPGWWNLEAIGFFVAAGLMGPCLGRVFMFLGIHHLGVSRAVPLKSAQPLVAATLAFFVLGERPGPLIWAGTLMIVAGCALSSFKKKGDASWSRRLIWLPMAAMVSFASGAILRKIALGILHSPLIGVTFTSFAGLIFILSFSYVLPKEYRPDLRWGKAWYFYGVCGLINTGTFLLSFHAIMRGDISIVQPISAMTPFFALFLSYLFLRDVERVTRLVVLGTILTVGGGALIGWRVM
- a CDS encoding DMT family transporter, with translation MSDTLLAAIFALITASISGPVSVTARRAGAYGNAVTGVLIGLIVNIPLLIIATAVLWEPGWWNPEGFLWFALLGLVGPSLGRVFMFQSIHRLGVARAMPLISMLPLTTAIAAFGILGERPGPYIWAGTFLIVAGCVGMTLKGQGKAQWDRRYLWFPVMSIAGFTAGNIIRKIALNELAAPVLGVTITYMSSLIFLLILKEFLPPSHRPDLSWGKKWVFYGVCGFFNTTALMFRFAATRYGDLTVVVPIFATTSLFALLASWLFLRDLERITPPMAVGAILIMMGGALVAWRIL
- a CDS encoding DMT family transporter; amino-acid sequence: MNETALAGMFSIFTAMSTGTFSVIVRRGGHHANAVTGVLIGLIVTVPPLAALCWLLWEPGWWNARAWILLAAGGLLGPAIGRVLYFSAIHHLGVARAMPLASTMPLFAAVFGVGLLGERPGPLIWLGTFLIVMGCIIITYKKAGDKSWNRRHLWIPILAVMMFSTSHVFRKAGVEMVNSPLVAITVMSAAGMVFLFLLSRLLPLDQRPQFNRPAAWRFYTASGAINGLSVFFHFVGLSYGDLTIVTPLSAMAPLFSLFLSRFVLKGDERITFIIVAGTLLIVLGGGIISWRIF